The following proteins are encoded in a genomic region of Gossypium hirsutum isolate 1008001.06 chromosome D05, Gossypium_hirsutum_v2.1, whole genome shotgun sequence:
- the LOC121217235 gene encoding receptor kinase-like protein Xa21, whose translation MTVRNLNSDQFALFEFKDRIVDPQNVLANNWTNSTSVCKWVGVSCGIIHERVVALINLTNMNLRGTIPPHLGNLSFLFSIDLSNNNFYGHLAKELGQLHRLRIIRLSYNRLNGEIPPWLGNLHRVQRLEMRNNNFTGTIPQTLVNLSNLEILNLGFNQLSGQVPSSIFNISSLKRIHFCDNSLSGGLPDDLCVHLPKLKELYLSRNELSSSIPSSIDKCCNLQILELSINQFSGIIPKSIGNLTQLKQLYLVKFLKKSTIALSRNSLLGSLPNDMCQHLPELEGLHLHSNELSGQILEEIGNLLGLELLNIKAIKGLTGQIPTSIFNISSLKAIDLSNNSLSGQIPEEIGNLLGLELLNIKAIKGLIGQIPTLIFNISSLKTIDLTCCT comes from the exons ATGACAGTCCGGAATCTCAACTCCGATCAGTTTGCACTCTTTGAGTTTAAAGATCGCATTGTCGATCCTCAAAATGTGTTGGCAAACAATTGGACGAACTCTACCTCTGTCTGTAAGTGGGTTGGTGTTTCTTGTGGCATCATCCATGAAAGAGTTGTAGCTTTGATTAATCTTACAAACATGAATCTTAGGGGTACTATCCCTCCACACCTTGGAAATCTTTCATTTCTATTTTCTATCGACTTGAGCAACAACAATTTCTACGGCCATCTGGCTAAAGAATTAGGCCAATTGCATCGTTTGAGGATCATTCGATTAAGCTACAACCGTCTTAATGGGGAAATTCCACCATGGCTTGGGAACTTGCACAGAGTTCAAAGGTTGGAAATGAGAAATAATAACTTCACAGGCACGATCCCTCAAACACTTGTCAACTTGTCCAATCTAGAGATCTTGAACTTGGGATTCAATCAATTATCTGGCCAGGTTCCATCTTCCATCTTTAACATTTCTTCTTTGAAAAGGATTCATTTTTGTGATAATAGTCTTTCTGGTGGCTTGCCCGATGATTTGTGTGTCCATCTTCCCAAGCTGAAAGAGCTTTACTTGAGTAGAAATGAATTATCAAGTTCTATTCCATCAAGTATAGACAAATGCTGCAACCTTCAAATTTTGGAATTGTCTATTAATCAATTTAGTGGGATCATTCCAAAAAGCATTGGGAATTTGACACAACTTAAACAATTATACTTG GTCAAATTCCTGAAGAAATCG ACTATTGCTCTCTCCAGGAATAGCCTATTAGGTAGTTTGCCTAATGATATGTGTCAACATCTTCCCGAGCTTGAAGGGCTTCACTTGCATAGCAATGAGTTATCTG GTCAAATTCTTGAGGAAATCGGTAATCTTCTTGGTTTGGAACTGCTTAATATTAAAGCAATTAAAGGCCTTACAGGTCAGATTCCAACTTCGATCTTCAACATTTCTTCTCTGAAGGCCATTGATCTCTCCAACAATAGCCTATCAG GTCAAATTCCTGAGGAAATCGGTAATCTTCTTGGTTTGGAACTGCTTAATATTAAAGCAATTAAAGGCCTTATAGGCCAGATTCCAACTTTGATCTTCAACATTTCTTCTCTAAAGACCATTGATCTCACCTGTTGCACGTGA